A region of Flocculibacter collagenilyticus DNA encodes the following proteins:
- a CDS encoding prolyl hydroxylase family protein — MQNTLYPSKVTVSNGDDKFRTSFTCDLGDQQQPFIDDLDQRISAQLGISVNNSESIQGQKYNVGQEFKAHTDYFEPGTLEYQKHASAMGQRAWSFMVYLNTTIKGGETYFPNLGVTIKPKKGMALIWNNLLPEGACNPATLHHAMPVISGDKYVVTKWFRTRST; from the coding sequence ATGCAAAACACGCTTTATCCGTCTAAAGTTACAGTTTCTAATGGCGATGATAAATTTCGTACTAGTTTTACATGTGACTTGGGTGATCAACAACAGCCATTCATAGATGATTTAGATCAGCGTATTTCAGCGCAACTTGGTATTTCCGTAAATAATTCAGAAAGTATACAAGGGCAAAAGTATAATGTTGGGCAAGAATTTAAAGCTCATACTGATTATTTTGAGCCAGGCACTCTTGAGTATCAGAAGCATGCAAGCGCCATGGGACAGAGGGCATGGAGTTTTATGGTTTATCTAAATACGACAATTAAAGGTGGAGAAACATACTTTCCGAATTTAGGTGTAACAATAAAACCGAAAAAAGGAATGGCATTAATATGGAATAATTTACTTCCCGAGGGAGCGTGCAACCCTGCCACTTTACATCATGCAATGCCAGTAATTAGTGGCGATAAATATGTTGTGACTAAATGGTTTAGAACACGCTCAACTTGA
- a CDS encoding GFA family protein — translation MKFLGSCHCQAVKFEIEAPNTVEVEDCNCSICNKAGYLHLILPLSKFNLLQGRESLSTYTFNSGIAKHTFCKVCGIKPFYTPRSNPDGIDINVRCLDTKPANIKIVKFDGQHWEANAQALAHKSKEQG, via the coding sequence ATGAAATTCTTAGGAAGCTGTCACTGTCAGGCTGTCAAATTCGAAATCGAGGCACCAAATACCGTAGAGGTTGAAGATTGTAACTGTTCAATTTGCAACAAGGCTGGATACCTTCACCTCATCCTTCCCTTATCAAAATTTAATTTGTTACAGGGACGAGAAAGTCTAAGCACTTATACCTTTAATAGCGGAATTGCAAAACATACATTTTGTAAAGTCTGTGGAATAAAGCCATTCTACACACCGAGATCGAACCCAGATGGTATTGATATAAACGTACGTTGTTTAGATACCAAGCCAGCTAACATTAAAATTGTGAAGTTTGACGGTCAACATTGGGAGGCCAATGCGCAAGCATTGGCACATAAGAGTAAAGAACAAGGCTAG
- a CDS encoding entericidin A/B family lipoprotein produces MQKLKNNMLVFRLVLVSAVLMVFSGCATMEGVGKDVESAGEEIQEAARD; encoded by the coding sequence ATGCAAAAATTGAAAAATAATATGCTAGTGTTTCGGCTGGTGTTAGTTTCAGCTGTGCTAATGGTTTTTTCTGGCTGCGCAACAATGGAAGGTGTAGGTAAAGATGTTGAGAGTGCAGGAGAAGAAATTCAGGAAGCCGCTCGCGATTAA